Proteins encoded within one genomic window of Manis pentadactyla isolate mManPen7 chromosome 4, mManPen7.hap1, whole genome shotgun sequence:
- the MKS1 gene encoding tectonic-like complex member MKS1 isoform X4 — translation MTTAAHEVPSFLVERMANVRRRRQDRRGTLFRGCQGSDPSYCGSQGGQHLQVTNCHLETLRRICQEQPCHQHPSSDNVHHGRPGAVWKVGPAILNLAVDVPVSRLGYKKYEHVLCTLKVDSNGVITVKPDFTGLKGPYRIETEGEKQELWKYTVDNVSSLAQPEEEEREQRVFKDLYGRHKEYLSSLVGTDFEMTIPGALRLFVNGEVVSAQGYEYDNLYVHFFVELPTTNWSSPALQQLSGITQTCTTKSLGMDKVAYFSYPFTFEASFLHDDESADALLEWPVLYCEVLSLDFWQRCRVEGYGAVVLPATPGAHTLTVSTWRPLELGTGAELRRFFIGGSLELEDLSYVRIPGTFKGECLSRFGLRTETTGSVTFRLHCLQQSRAFMESSSLRKRMRSVLDRLEGFSQQSSIHNVLEAFRRARHRMQEARESLPQDLVSPSGTMVS, via the exons ATGACCACCGCAGCCCATGAGGTGCCATCATTCTTGGTTGAGAGAATGGCAAATGTCAGGCGGCGACGGCAGGACAGGAGAGGGAC GCTCTTCAGGGGATGCCAGGGAAGTGACCCTTCCTATTGTGGCTCCCAGGGAGGGCAGCATCTTCAAGTCACGAATTGTCACCTGGAAACCCTCAGAAGAATTTGTCAGGAACAACCATGTCATCAACACCCCTCTTCAGACAATGTACATCATGGCCGACCTGGGGCCGTATGGAAA GTGGGACCAGCGATTCTGAACCTTGCTGTTGATGTCCCGGTTTCTAGGCTCGGCTATAAGAAGTATGAACATGTCCTCTGTACTCTGAAGGTGGACAGCAACGGTGTGATCACCGTGAAGCCTGACTTCACTGGCCTCAAAGGACCCTACAG AATTGAGACTGAGGGGGAGAAGCAGGAGCTGTGGAAGTACACAGTCGACAACGTGTCCTCCCTTGCGCAGCCGGAAGAGGAGGAGCGGGAACAGCGTGTGTTCAAGGAT CTTTATGGTCGGCACAAGGAGTATCTCAGCAGCCTTGTGGGCACTGACTTTGAGATG ACCATCCCGGGTGCCCTCCGGCTCTTTGTCAATGGAGAGGTAG TTTCAGCCCAAGGCTATGAATATGACAATCTCTACGTCCACTTCTTTGTGGAATTGCCAACTACTA ACTGGTCAAGCCCAGCACTGCAGCAGCTTTCCGGAATAACACAGACCTGCACCACCAAATCCCTGGGAATG GATAAGGTGGCTTACTTCTCCTACCCATTCACGTTTGAGGCCTCCTTCCTCCATGATGACGAATCTGCTG ATGCTCTCCTAGAGTGGCCGGTGCTCTACTGTGAGGTCCTCTCACTGGACTTCTGGCAGAGGTGTCGTGTAGAAGGCTATGGGGCTGTGGTACTGCCCGCCACCCCAG GCGCTCACACTCTGACAGTCTCCACGTGGAGGCCCTTGGAGCTCGGCACTGGGGCTGAGCTGAGGAGGTTTTTCATTGGCGGTTCTCTGGAACTCGAGGACCTCTCCTACGTGCGAATACCAGGAACCTTCAAG GGGGAGTGTCTGAGCCGCTTTGGGCTCCGCACGGAGACCACAGGGAGTGTCACCTTCCGCTTGCACTgtctgcagcagtctag GGCCTTCATGGAGTCAAGTTCCCTCCGGAAAAGGATGCGGAGTGTGTTGGACCGTCTGGAAGGATTCAGCCAGCAGAGTTCCATTCACAATGTACTGG AGGCCTTCCGTCGAGCCCGGCATCGCATGCAGGAGGCCCGAGAAAGCCTTCCCCAGGACCTGGTGAGCCCCTCGGGAACCATGGTCTCCTAG